One window of Arthrobacter oryzae genomic DNA carries:
- a CDS encoding LysR family transcriptional regulator, translating into MDTNPDDLLVLLAVSRSAKFTTAAQALGLNHTTVSRRIAALEKTLGGRVLSRSAGAWELTELGAEAVLVAEQVEQAVQSLGQPGKAPDPITGVVRMTATDGFSAYIAAPAVARLRRKHSGLSVEIVTVTRRALQQRSGLDIEVVVGEPQVHRAEAFKLGEYVLGMYASRAYLAENGTPATVEELSEHPLVYFVDSMLQVDDLDAPRRLVPAMKDGLSSTNVFVHVEATRAGAGIGFLPCFMGDLHQDLVRLLPDVFSERLPYWMVLRPDSMRRPAVAAVVQALKDQTLEHRESLLGRR; encoded by the coding sequence ATGGACACTAATCCTGATGACCTTCTGGTCTTGCTGGCCGTCTCGCGGTCAGCCAAATTCACGACGGCGGCGCAGGCCCTGGGGCTGAACCACACCACTGTTTCGCGCCGGATAGCGGCCTTGGAGAAGACACTGGGCGGTCGCGTCCTCTCCCGGTCTGCCGGCGCGTGGGAACTGACGGAGCTCGGTGCGGAGGCGGTGCTGGTGGCCGAGCAGGTGGAACAGGCCGTGCAAAGCCTGGGCCAACCCGGCAAGGCGCCGGACCCCATCACAGGAGTCGTCCGGATGACCGCCACAGACGGCTTCAGCGCCTACATCGCCGCGCCCGCGGTGGCACGGCTGCGCCGCAAGCACTCCGGGCTCAGCGTGGAGATCGTGACCGTCACCCGGCGGGCCCTCCAGCAGCGCTCCGGACTGGACATCGAGGTCGTGGTGGGCGAGCCGCAGGTACACCGAGCCGAGGCCTTCAAACTGGGCGAATACGTGCTGGGCATGTATGCCTCACGCGCATACCTGGCCGAAAACGGGACGCCGGCAACGGTGGAGGAACTGTCCGAACATCCGCTGGTCTATTTCGTGGACTCGATGCTTCAGGTGGACGACCTCGACGCTCCGCGCAGGCTTGTCCCCGCCATGAAGGACGGGCTGAGCTCCACCAATGTGTTTGTCCACGTGGAGGCCACCCGCGCCGGGGCGGGCATCGGATTCCTGCCCTGCTTTATGGGCGACCTGCACCAGGACCTGGTCCGGTTGCTGCCGGACGTCTTCTCGGAACGGCTGCCGTACTGGATGGTACTGCGGCCCGACTCCATGCGGCGCCCGGCTGTCGCTGCCGTGGTGCAGGCCCTCAAGGACCAGACGCTGGAGCACCGGGAATCCCTGCTGGGCAGGCGCTGA
- a CDS encoding SDR family oxidoreductase, translating into MTDETSRQASFRPGRVLVTGGASGLGAAVVEAVLGAGGTPVVLDRDIRNVAAAKAFEVDVADRVAVSAAVQEAAETLGGLDAVVTAAGIDRCGKLEDVPATDWEQVVLVNLFGTVSVVRAALPYLKASGGRVVTVASTLGKRALPEASAYCASKFGVVGFSHALAAETGGEIGVTTMIPGGMKTRFFDDRAEKYKPQDDSRLNDPANVARAILFALSQPRGCEVREMLVCHEDEGSWP; encoded by the coding sequence ATGACTGACGAGACTTCCCGCCAGGCTTCTTTCCGTCCCGGGCGGGTGCTGGTGACCGGAGGAGCCTCCGGCCTTGGCGCCGCCGTCGTCGAGGCTGTACTGGGTGCGGGCGGCACGCCCGTGGTGCTGGACCGGGACATCCGCAACGTCGCGGCCGCCAAAGCTTTCGAGGTGGACGTCGCGGACCGCGTTGCCGTCAGCGCGGCAGTGCAGGAAGCGGCCGAAACGCTGGGAGGGCTGGACGCCGTCGTGACTGCCGCCGGAATAGACCGCTGCGGCAAGCTGGAGGACGTCCCGGCCACAGACTGGGAGCAGGTGGTCCTGGTGAACCTGTTCGGCACGGTGTCCGTGGTGCGCGCGGCCCTGCCGTACCTCAAGGCTTCCGGCGGCCGGGTGGTCACCGTGGCCTCAACCCTGGGCAAGCGGGCCCTCCCCGAGGCATCGGCGTACTGCGCTTCGAAGTTCGGGGTGGTGGGCTTCAGCCACGCGCTGGCCGCCGAAACAGGGGGCGAGATCGGCGTGACCACCATGATCCCCGGCGGCATGAAGACCCGGTTCTTCGACGATCGCGCGGAGAAGTACAAGCCCCAGGACGATTCCCGGCTGAACGACCCCGCCAACGTGGCCCGGGCGATCCTTTTCGCACTGTCCCAACCGCGGGGTTGTGAGGTCAGGGAAATGCTGGTCTGCCACGAAGATGAGGGCTCGTGGCCATGA
- a CDS encoding glycosyltransferase family 9 protein, whose amino-acid sequence MEGTIRDHAAGRGVGPVLGKFDGVSRIAVLRGGGLGDLMFALPAVSALKAAYPGSTVTVLGTPLHASLVQGTAGPVDDVRILPYAEGVRPGQEDPAAVDTFFADMRREAFDLALQLHGGGRHSNPFLLRLGARHTVGTQTPDATPLERNLPYAYYQHEPLRALEVAGLAGAPPVGLEASLEPLARFAAAADGLLDQAANARAGTAGRKAGPVVVIHPGATDPRRRWPAGHFAELAAACAADGCQVLVTGDHSERQLAADIVAGAESAGAGAGLVRSIAGEADLGTLAALLVRADVMVANDSGPRHLAQALGTPTVGIYWAGNLINAGPLGRSLHRVHLSWVTHCPECGADVTQVGWTAPRCAHDSSLVAGVRPENVYSDVRLLMATSPHLRGRPAFP is encoded by the coding sequence TTGGAAGGAACAATCAGGGACCACGCGGCGGGCAGGGGCGTGGGCCCCGTGCTCGGGAAATTCGACGGCGTTTCCCGCATCGCCGTGCTGCGCGGCGGCGGGCTCGGCGACCTGATGTTCGCCCTCCCGGCGGTCTCCGCGCTGAAGGCCGCCTACCCGGGTTCCACCGTGACTGTGTTGGGGACCCCGCTGCATGCCTCGCTGGTGCAGGGAACTGCTGGGCCGGTCGATGACGTCCGGATCCTGCCCTACGCGGAGGGCGTCCGTCCCGGGCAGGAGGATCCGGCCGCCGTGGACACCTTCTTTGCCGACATGCGGCGGGAGGCTTTCGACCTGGCGCTCCAGCTGCACGGCGGCGGCCGGCACTCCAATCCGTTCCTCCTGCGGCTGGGCGCGCGCCACACCGTGGGCACGCAAACGCCGGACGCCACACCGTTGGAGCGCAATCTGCCCTACGCGTACTACCAGCACGAGCCGTTGCGGGCGCTCGAAGTGGCAGGCCTCGCCGGTGCGCCGCCGGTGGGGCTGGAGGCAAGCCTAGAACCCCTGGCCCGGTTCGCCGCCGCGGCCGACGGGCTGCTGGATCAGGCAGCAAACGCCCGGGCCGGGACGGCCGGGCGGAAGGCGGGTCCCGTCGTCGTGATCCATCCCGGTGCGACGGATCCGCGCCGGCGCTGGCCCGCCGGGCATTTCGCCGAACTGGCAGCGGCCTGTGCTGCCGATGGCTGCCAGGTGCTGGTAACGGGTGACCACAGCGAGCGCCAGCTGGCAGCCGACATCGTGGCCGGCGCCGAGTCCGCCGGCGCCGGGGCAGGCCTGGTCCGGTCGATTGCCGGCGAAGCGGACCTCGGCACCCTGGCGGCGCTGCTGGTCCGCGCTGACGTCATGGTGGCCAACGACAGCGGTCCGCGCCACCTTGCCCAGGCCCTGGGAACGCCCACCGTTGGGATCTACTGGGCAGGGAACCTGATCAACGCCGGCCCCCTGGGCAGGAGCCTGCATCGTGTCCACCTCTCCTGGGTGACGCACTGCCCGGAGTGCGGGGCGGACGTTACGCAGGTGGGCTGGACCGCTCCGCGCTGCGCCCATGACAGTTCGCTGGTGGCCGGGGTCCGCCCCGAGAATGTCTACAGCGACGTGCGCCTGCTCATGGCCACGAGCCCTCATCTTCGTGGCAGACCAGCATTTCCCTGA
- a CDS encoding PfkB family carbohydrate kinase: MKIVVVGDVLLDVDIDGEATRLCPDAPVPVVDVSNVRRRAGGAGLVARMLAGDGHSVTLLTVLADDDAALHLERALEGITVVAGASGAPTPVKTRVRAEGHPVVRFDEGCAPPPPPGVSPAMLHALERAAVIVVADYGRGLAANAELRAVLAELAGRIPIVWDPHRAGAPPVPGVAVVTPNLAEAKAFARTFALAAGGAEGGSDPGNADPGALARSLRERWHSKAVMVTLGSQGAMLVHDDGQPPLPIPAPKTTVTDPCGAGDRLAASLAVHLMEGHTLDVAAVVAVREAASFLRLGGVGAMAGEPKPVKLHGRYTDALALARNVHEAGGIVVATGGCFDLLHAGHTRALAAARSLGDCLIVCLNSDESVRRIKGPDRPILNQEDRTELLLALEFVDAVMVFDEDTPEACLAALQPDLWVKGGDYDVTQLPETALVESWGGRCTTVPYHPSRSTTDLADALSRVS; this comes from the coding sequence ATGAAGATCGTTGTAGTGGGAGATGTGCTCCTGGACGTCGACATCGACGGCGAGGCCACCCGCCTCTGCCCTGACGCGCCGGTTCCCGTGGTGGACGTTTCGAACGTCCGACGGCGGGCCGGCGGCGCCGGGCTTGTGGCCCGGATGCTGGCCGGTGACGGGCACAGTGTCACCCTCCTGACTGTCCTCGCTGACGACGACGCGGCCTTGCATCTCGAACGGGCCCTTGAGGGCATCACCGTGGTGGCAGGAGCGTCGGGGGCACCCACCCCCGTCAAGACGCGGGTGCGGGCCGAGGGCCACCCGGTGGTCCGGTTCGACGAAGGATGCGCCCCGCCGCCACCCCCTGGTGTGTCGCCCGCCATGCTGCACGCACTGGAACGCGCTGCGGTGATCGTGGTGGCGGACTACGGCAGGGGCCTTGCCGCCAATGCGGAGCTGAGGGCCGTGCTCGCTGAGCTCGCCGGGCGTATTCCCATCGTGTGGGATCCCCACCGGGCGGGCGCGCCACCTGTGCCCGGTGTGGCCGTGGTGACGCCCAATCTCGCGGAGGCGAAAGCCTTTGCCCGGACCTTCGCCTTGGCGGCGGGCGGGGCAGAGGGAGGCAGTGACCCCGGAAACGCAGACCCCGGGGCACTCGCCCGGTCCCTCCGGGAGCGCTGGCACAGCAAAGCAGTCATGGTCACCCTGGGCAGCCAGGGCGCGATGCTGGTCCACGACGACGGCCAGCCTCCCTTGCCCATACCGGCGCCGAAAACCACTGTGACCGATCCCTGCGGCGCCGGGGACAGGCTGGCGGCCAGCCTTGCCGTGCACCTGATGGAAGGCCACACGCTCGACGTGGCGGCGGTGGTGGCCGTCCGGGAGGCCGCGTCCTTCCTCCGGCTCGGCGGCGTTGGCGCAATGGCCGGAGAGCCGAAGCCGGTCAAGCTGCACGGACGGTACACGGACGCACTGGCACTGGCCCGCAACGTGCATGAGGCAGGCGGGATCGTTGTGGCCACGGGCGGCTGCTTCGACCTGCTGCACGCAGGGCACACACGTGCCCTGGCCGCGGCCCGCAGCCTTGGCGACTGCCTCATTGTTTGCCTGAACTCCGATGAATCGGTGCGCCGGATCAAGGGCCCGGACCGTCCCATCCTCAACCAGGAAGACCGGACCGAACTGCTGCTGGCACTGGAGTTCGTGGACGCCGTGATGGTGTTCGACGAGGACACGCCCGAAGCCTGCCTGGCCGCGCTGCAGCCCGATTTGTGGGTGAAAGGCGGCGACTATGACGTCACGCAGCTGCCGGAAACAGCCCTGGTGGAAAGCTGGGGCGGACGCTGCACCACTGTGCCCTACCACCCCTCCCGTTCCACCACCGACCTCGCCGACGCGCTCTCGCGCGTCAGCTGA
- a CDS encoding spermidine synthase: protein MARKGRSAGRNAERSTPGVVEVPKGTRPDGPAEGVYYIDTGDCELIADQDNSNGWLLRINGVMSSHIDLADPLFLDFEYMRWMSALVESRWPRETRPKLRALHLGGGACSLARYFHAAYPEARQVVVELDGKLAEYVRGWFDLPKAPLLRLRVGEAREVTESLTPETRDVIIRDVFAGALTPRPLTTAEFNGHAKRVLAPGGIYVVNSGDAPDLKNAREDAATIAAVFEHTLIIADPAMLKGRRYGNMVMAGSDQPFDDDPRLARRLLGGGVPAHIWDDAKVRAFAAGASVRHDPAPPPGPVD from the coding sequence GTGGCGCGGAAGGGCCGGTCTGCCGGCAGGAACGCTGAACGTTCGACGCCGGGAGTCGTGGAAGTGCCGAAGGGAACCCGCCCCGACGGGCCGGCGGAGGGCGTGTACTACATCGACACGGGGGACTGCGAGCTGATCGCGGACCAGGACAATTCGAACGGCTGGCTCCTGCGCATCAACGGCGTGATGAGCTCGCACATTGACCTGGCGGACCCGCTCTTCCTCGATTTCGAGTACATGCGGTGGATGTCGGCCCTGGTGGAATCCCGGTGGCCCCGCGAGACCAGGCCCAAGCTAAGGGCTCTGCACCTGGGCGGGGGTGCGTGCTCGCTGGCGCGCTACTTCCACGCCGCGTACCCGGAAGCCCGCCAGGTGGTGGTGGAACTGGACGGCAAGCTTGCCGAGTACGTCCGCGGCTGGTTCGACCTGCCCAAGGCACCCCTGCTGCGGCTGCGGGTGGGCGAAGCACGCGAGGTCACGGAGTCGCTGACGCCGGAGACGCGGGATGTGATCATCCGCGATGTGTTTGCCGGTGCCCTCACTCCGCGGCCCCTGACCACCGCGGAATTCAACGGGCACGCCAAGCGGGTGCTTGCTCCCGGCGGGATCTACGTGGTTAATTCCGGCGACGCTCCTGATCTGAAGAATGCCCGCGAGGACGCGGCCACCATTGCGGCTGTTTTCGAGCACACGCTGATCATCGCCGACCCCGCCATGCTCAAGGGCCGGCGCTACGGCAACATGGTGATGGCGGGCAGTGACCAGCCGTTCGACGACGACCCCCGGCTTGCCCGCAGGCTCCTGGGCGGTGGCGTGCCGGCCCATATCTGGGATGACGCCAAGGTGCGCGCCTTTGCTGCCGGCGCATCCGTCCGCCACGACCCTGCACCGCCGCCGGGTCCAGTGGACTAA
- a CDS encoding glycosyltransferase, protein MRISMVSEHASPLAALGGVDAGGQNVHVAALSTALARLGHHVTVYTRKDDAGLPPRVRILPRLEVVHVAAGPACHVPKDELLPHMDRLAEGIADDWGDRPPDVVHAHFWMSGLAALDAARRSGTSVPMVQTFHALGTVKRRHQGSEDTSPRQRRWLEPAVGRAADRIIATCSDEVFELKAMGIDTPKISIAPCGVDLDLFRRSGPAEPRRRSHRILSVGRLVPRKGVDLVIRALPLLREAGFDDVELLVVGGGGGAAVLGADPEARRLDELARELGVKDQVTLRGQVPREDMPGILRSADAVVCAPWYEPFGIVPLEAMACGVPVVAAAVGGLTDTVVHGVTGLHVPPRDPAAIARAVGELLASPELRQELGRAGQRRARSRYSWDRVAAETEKAYQQALAATADARLEPMEGAAL, encoded by the coding sequence ATGAGAATTTCCATGGTTTCCGAACATGCCAGCCCCCTGGCGGCGCTGGGAGGGGTGGACGCCGGCGGCCAGAACGTGCACGTGGCCGCGCTGTCCACAGCACTGGCGCGGCTCGGCCACCACGTCACCGTTTACACCCGGAAGGACGACGCCGGGCTCCCGCCCCGCGTCCGCATCCTGCCGCGGCTTGAGGTGGTGCACGTTGCGGCGGGCCCGGCCTGCCACGTTCCCAAGGATGAGCTCCTGCCCCATATGGACAGGCTCGCTGAGGGGATAGCCGATGACTGGGGCGACCGGCCGCCGGACGTAGTACACGCGCATTTTTGGATGTCCGGCCTGGCTGCGCTGGACGCGGCCCGGCGCAGCGGGACGAGTGTGCCGATGGTGCAGACCTTCCATGCACTGGGCACGGTCAAGCGGCGCCATCAGGGATCGGAGGACACCAGTCCCCGGCAGCGGCGATGGCTGGAACCAGCCGTGGGCCGTGCCGCGGACCGCATTATTGCCACCTGTTCGGATGAAGTGTTCGAGCTGAAGGCGATGGGCATCGACACCCCCAAAATTTCCATCGCTCCCTGCGGCGTGGACCTGGATCTGTTCCGCCGCTCCGGGCCTGCCGAACCCCGGCGCCGCAGCCACCGGATCCTCTCCGTCGGCCGTTTGGTCCCGCGCAAGGGCGTGGACCTGGTGATCCGTGCACTGCCCCTGCTTCGTGAGGCGGGATTCGACGACGTCGAACTTCTGGTCGTGGGCGGCGGGGGCGGAGCCGCGGTGCTCGGCGCGGATCCCGAGGCGCGGCGTCTCGATGAACTCGCCCGGGAACTCGGCGTCAAGGACCAGGTGACCCTCCGCGGCCAGGTGCCCCGGGAGGACATGCCCGGCATCCTGCGCAGCGCGGACGCTGTGGTGTGCGCGCCCTGGTACGAGCCCTTCGGCATCGTTCCACTGGAAGCAATGGCCTGCGGCGTCCCTGTGGTGGCCGCCGCCGTTGGCGGACTCACCGACACCGTGGTGCACGGGGTAACCGGCCTGCACGTCCCGCCCAGGGACCCGGCGGCTATCGCGCGCGCCGTCGGCGAACTCCTCGCCAGCCCGGAGCTCCGGCAGGAACTGGGACGGGCCGGCCAGCGGCGGGCGCGCTCCCGCTACTCGTGGGACCGCGTGGCCGCCGAAACAGAAAAGGCCTACCAGCAGGCCCTTGCCGCCACTGCGGATGCCCGGCTGGAACCGATGGAGGGGGCGGCACTGTGA
- a CDS encoding aldehyde dehydrogenase family protein — protein MSAIVQRMHHSASELIVIRDPRTGEEVGAVPEALPRHVRTAVNASRAAFHSWAATPPADRGSFLRAAARALAEAAPELARMNNRETGRPVDEALAGIEAGVATLEQYAELGPVHRGHSLRGHPLASDYTVAEPRGVAVVLTPWNDPVAVACGLIGAALVTGNTVVHKASERCPHLGTMLGDVLGAVFPPDVLISLTGGSGVGALLTEQSGVDVVAHVGSSAAGARIARASNLTGAHVIRENGGNDPLVVDDDVDPDWAAEQAAVGAFSNSGQICTAVERIYVHRAIAGAFCEALEQAARRRNREGGLAPLVDVRLRDEVQRQVYNALQAGARAVEGGSVPAGPGVYYPATVLVDCTADMDIMVEETFGPVAPVQVVDSFDEGLLLAAEGRYGLAATVLTGRIAHAQQAIASLPVGTVKINAVFGGAPGGAAQPRGDSGHGFGYGPELLDEFTRVKVVHMAAPPAGGGSGRP, from the coding sequence ATGTCCGCGATCGTCCAGCGCATGCACCACAGCGCCAGTGAACTGATAGTCATCCGCGACCCCCGCACCGGCGAGGAAGTGGGTGCAGTGCCCGAAGCTTTGCCCCGCCACGTCCGCACGGCCGTCAATGCCTCGCGGGCAGCTTTTCACAGCTGGGCCGCCACCCCGCCGGCCGATCGGGGTTCGTTCCTCCGGGCAGCAGCGCGTGCCTTGGCTGAAGCAGCCCCGGAACTGGCAAGGATGAACAACCGGGAGACCGGGCGCCCGGTGGACGAAGCACTGGCCGGAATCGAGGCAGGCGTCGCCACCCTGGAACAATACGCGGAACTTGGGCCGGTCCACCGCGGGCACAGCCTCCGGGGCCACCCTCTTGCGTCGGACTACACCGTGGCCGAGCCCCGCGGGGTGGCCGTGGTGCTGACGCCGTGGAATGATCCCGTGGCCGTGGCCTGCGGGCTCATCGGCGCTGCCTTGGTCACCGGTAACACCGTGGTGCATAAGGCCAGCGAGCGCTGCCCGCACCTGGGGACCATGCTGGGGGATGTGCTGGGCGCGGTTTTCCCGCCTGATGTGCTGATTTCGCTGACCGGCGGCTCCGGCGTCGGCGCCCTGCTGACCGAACAGTCCGGCGTGGATGTGGTGGCGCACGTCGGCTCCAGCGCGGCAGGCGCGCGGATCGCCAGAGCCTCGAACCTGACTGGGGCGCATGTCATCCGTGAAAACGGCGGGAACGATCCGCTGGTGGTGGATGACGACGTGGACCCGGACTGGGCAGCGGAGCAGGCGGCCGTGGGCGCGTTCAGCAACAGCGGCCAGATCTGCACGGCCGTTGAACGGATCTACGTGCACCGGGCCATTGCCGGCGCCTTCTGCGAGGCCCTGGAACAGGCAGCCCGCCGGCGGAACCGGGAGGGCGGGCTGGCGCCCCTGGTTGACGTCCGCCTGCGCGACGAAGTCCAACGCCAGGTCTACAACGCGCTCCAGGCGGGTGCGCGCGCCGTCGAAGGCGGGTCAGTGCCGGCCGGGCCAGGGGTTTACTATCCAGCCACGGTGCTGGTGGACTGCACTGCGGACATGGACATCATGGTGGAAGAAACGTTCGGCCCGGTGGCGCCCGTGCAGGTGGTGGACAGCTTTGACGAGGGACTCCTGCTGGCCGCCGAGGGACGCTACGGACTGGCCGCAACGGTCCTGACGGGCAGGATCGCCCACGCGCAGCAGGCCATCGCCTCGCTCCCCGTGGGCACCGTGAAAATCAACGCTGTGTTCGGCGGCGCGCCCGGAGGGGCGGCCCAGCCGCGCGGTGACAGCGGACACGGTTTTGGGTACGGGCCCGAGCTGCTGGACGAGTTCACCCGGGTCAAGGTGGTGCACATGGCGGCGCCGCCCGCGGGCGGCGGAAGCGGCAGGCCATGA
- a CDS encoding GAF and ANTAR domain-containing protein, which produces MAPGTGDTPTTRNLQDLLLESPGFTEFLLGLTTISASRLGGRHPMLCAITVERDGSPATVASSDEEALRMDEKQYDFDDGPCLIALRQQHIVLVPDLGNDSRWERYAEAVSGEGIRSVLAVPIRTDPGSAAALNCYSRSTDAFDDATVASVEDHTDSISRILRLALRVHPAEIYPEHLRSALKSRAVIDAAVSLVMLQNRSSRDDAMELLHLAAQATNARLHTIASDILSGAEVPGGEVREDRRSEYRSK; this is translated from the coding sequence ATGGCTCCCGGCACAGGCGACACCCCAACCACCCGGAACCTCCAGGATTTGCTGTTGGAAAGCCCGGGGTTCACTGAATTCCTCCTGGGCCTGACCACCATCTCCGCGTCCCGCCTGGGCGGGCGCCATCCGATGCTGTGCGCCATCACGGTGGAGCGGGACGGCAGCCCGGCAACGGTGGCCAGCAGCGATGAGGAGGCTCTGCGGATGGACGAGAAGCAGTACGACTTCGACGACGGCCCGTGCCTGATAGCCCTCCGGCAGCAGCACATCGTGCTGGTCCCCGACCTCGGAAATGACAGCCGGTGGGAGCGCTACGCGGAGGCCGTTTCGGGAGAAGGCATCCGGTCCGTCCTGGCGGTTCCCATCCGCACCGACCCCGGCTCCGCGGCCGCCCTGAACTGCTACTCGCGAAGCACGGACGCCTTCGACGACGCCACCGTCGCCTCCGTCGAGGACCACACGGACTCGATTTCGCGGATCCTCCGCCTGGCGCTCCGCGTGCATCCTGCGGAGATCTATCCGGAGCATCTCCGCTCGGCCCTCAAGTCGCGGGCTGTTATCGACGCAGCAGTCTCCCTGGTGATGCTCCAGAACCGCAGCAGCAGGGACGATGCGATGGAACTCCTGCACCTGGCTGCACAAGCCACCAACGCCAGGCTGCACACGATTGCCTCCGATATCCTGTCCGGCGCCGAAGTGCCAGGCGGTGAGGTCCGAGAGGACCGAAGGTCAGAATACAGGTCAAAATAG
- the rfaE2 gene encoding D-glycero-beta-D-manno-heptose 1-phosphate adenylyltransferase: protein MSSHSPGQADGTTRNDRQDLAGQRALADWLPGRLASIAPSVTVVGDVMLDGWWHGSIARLCREAPAPVVDISRRAFAPGGAANTAMNLAALGARVRIAGAVGCDDAGLELRRQLHAAGVNVSHLQEHPGMVTTTKTRISSAGQVLLRFDDVAQQVPQDALAALAVTLPAALRGQDAVVVCDYGLGALAGPVRSALIDALGGAAGRRPGSPLTVVDAHDPRPWAVLQPDLATPNVQEAARMLGQTLPAGADRAEFLAARRDELARATGAHAVVVTLDRDGTLLLPAAGDVHRTWARPAAEKQASGAGDTFVAALTVARASAVPLTTSVDLAQAAADVVVHHPGTSVCSSDDLARYLASFADTALSADELARHIEGDRAEGRRIVLTNGCFDVLHRGHTRYLNQAKQLGDILVVALNSDASVRRLKGPERPINSVADRAAVIAALSCVDYVTVFDTPAPIPLIEKIRPEIYAKGGDYTPEMLAETEAVERFGGKVTILDYVPDQSTTGVVQRIRNGEGAAVGESQVN from the coding sequence ATGAGCAGTCATTCGCCCGGGCAGGCGGACGGGACCACCCGCAACGACCGGCAGGACTTGGCAGGGCAGCGTGCCCTGGCGGACTGGTTGCCGGGCCGGCTGGCATCCATTGCGCCGTCCGTAACGGTGGTTGGCGACGTCATGCTGGACGGCTGGTGGCACGGGTCCATCGCCCGCCTCTGCCGGGAGGCTCCGGCTCCGGTCGTGGATATCAGCCGGCGGGCATTTGCACCTGGCGGGGCCGCCAACACCGCCATGAACCTGGCCGCCCTGGGGGCACGGGTCCGCATCGCCGGAGCGGTGGGCTGCGACGATGCCGGCCTGGAGCTGCGGCGGCAGCTCCATGCCGCCGGCGTCAACGTCAGCCACCTCCAGGAACACCCCGGCATGGTCACCACTACCAAGACCCGCATCAGCAGCGCCGGCCAGGTTTTGCTGCGGTTCGACGACGTCGCGCAGCAGGTTCCGCAGGACGCGCTCGCCGCGTTGGCCGTCACCCTGCCCGCAGCCCTGCGGGGACAGGACGCCGTGGTGGTCTGCGACTACGGCCTTGGCGCCCTGGCCGGACCGGTCCGCAGTGCCCTCATTGATGCTCTCGGGGGTGCCGCAGGCAGGCGTCCAGGCTCTCCGCTGACAGTGGTTGACGCCCACGACCCGCGGCCATGGGCGGTGCTTCAGCCGGACCTGGCCACCCCGAATGTGCAGGAAGCTGCCAGGATGCTGGGCCAGACGCTGCCCGCCGGCGCGGACCGTGCAGAGTTCCTGGCAGCGCGCCGGGACGAACTGGCCCGGGCCACCGGTGCGCACGCGGTGGTGGTCACGCTGGACCGGGACGGGACGCTGCTGCTGCCCGCTGCCGGCGATGTCCACCGCACCTGGGCCAGGCCGGCCGCCGAGAAGCAAGCCTCCGGAGCGGGGGACACGTTCGTTGCCGCCTTGACCGTTGCCAGGGCGTCCGCTGTGCCACTGACTACCAGCGTGGACCTTGCCCAAGCAGCGGCTGACGTGGTGGTGCACCACCCCGGCACGTCCGTCTGCAGTTCCGATGACCTCGCCCGGTACCTGGCGAGTTTCGCGGACACGGCCCTCAGCGCCGACGAACTCGCCCGCCATATCGAGGGCGACCGCGCCGAGGGCCGTCGGATCGTGCTGACCAACGGCTGCTTCGATGTGCTGCACCGCGGCCATACCCGCTACCTCAACCAGGCCAAGCAGCTGGGTGACATCCTGGTGGTGGCCCTGAACAGCGACGCGTCGGTGCGGCGGTTGAAAGGTCCGGAGCGGCCCATCAACTCCGTGGCCGACCGCGCAGCCGTCATCGCCGCACTCAGCTGCGTGGATTACGTGACAGTGTTCGACACCCCTGCCCCCATACCGCTGATCGAGAAGATCCGGCCGGAAATCTACGCCAAGGGCGGGGACTACACGCCGGAGATGCTGGCCGAAACCGAAGCGGTGGAACGCTTCGGCGGCAAGGTCACCATCCTGGACTACGTTCCGGACCAGTCCACCACCGGCGTCGTGCAGCGGATCCGCAACGGCGAAGGCGCCGCAGTCGGTGAGTCGCAGGTCAACTAG
- a CDS encoding D-sedoheptulose-7-phosphate isomerase, protein MYGLAAQNTRPDSVYAVQEHLDNLVPALVSLRSQAYHLAAWGEELARRLLRGQRLLAAGNGGSAAEAQHLTAELVGRFDGERVPFSAISLHAETSAVTAIANDYGFEELFARQVRAHGRSGDVLILLSTSGKSPNLLRAAEAAARLNVTTWALTGPGPNPLASRCDEAVTIDALSANAQEGHLIALHAVCRAFDAEVAARARIGSCPGSMP, encoded by the coding sequence GTGTACGGACTGGCGGCTCAAAACACCCGGCCCGACTCGGTCTACGCCGTCCAGGAACACCTCGACAACCTGGTTCCGGCGCTGGTGTCCCTGCGCAGCCAGGCCTACCATCTGGCGGCCTGGGGCGAGGAACTGGCACGCAGGCTGCTGCGGGGCCAGCGGCTGCTCGCAGCCGGCAACGGCGGCTCGGCCGCGGAAGCCCAGCACCTGACGGCGGAACTGGTGGGCCGCTTCGACGGAGAACGGGTGCCGTTCTCCGCCATCTCCCTCCACGCGGAGACCTCCGCCGTGACCGCGATAGCGAACGACTACGGTTTCGAGGAGCTTTTCGCCCGGCAGGTCCGGGCCCACGGGCGCTCGGGCGACGTGCTGATCCTGCTGTCCACGAGCGGAAAGAGTCCCAACCTCCTGCGCGCCGCCGAGGCCGCCGCGAGGCTGAATGTCACCACGTGGGCGCTCACCGGGCCGGGACCCAACCCCCTGGCGTCCCGCTGCGACGAGGCCGTAACCATTGACGCTCTGTCCGCCAACGCCCAGGAAGGCCATCTCATTGCCCTGCATGCCGTCTGCCGGGCCTTCGACGCGGAGGTGGCCGCGCGCGCCCGGATCGGGTCCTGCCCCGGGAGCATGCCATGA